From a region of the Leptospira montravelensis genome:
- a CDS encoding ATP-binding protein — MYKFLFCLCILPLSLLAEGNEGLWHLGTNPNIKLTELSNKDYNSLFYFGFTKDSHFYLINLEESSSRYFHFENGMISELDCELYQEGKKVSEIKTGLVRKKLPEVSFTGGFVFPAKEKGTYLIRIRSEDTHRINFRIRDEFSLHKFTKSISLWQGFYFGLCILVCLLSATQYIILRERVYLLLTFATISILFTNVLRSGLFYEYGFSNCEWFYRYVPGLVSLSPFGLVLFLREFLHSKKNYPNADKYIVFYAYSLLVSIFIVFIDLQLYFRFIYANSLIFSTTNFSFAIYCMIKRKENANVLFYAFLVRQISTTLLISANLGYLPSFPFLSSANEIGAAVQMTIFTIAISKFQIQNRIKKEQTVTKENEELETMVLERTKEIQTQKEKLEKALLQISHTENQLVFSEKMSELGKLVAGVAHEINNPLSAIKASIESLIESKDNEIKNLGSKENIYSSLNPTEVKTLRKMLTYQSDFGLVASYTERKDKKASLKKSCKDNDLEFEDAIFERFLDVGITKLYDEEMELLKADKEKLTNLILEEKNFKLHLSIIQIAVDRSSKIILALKNFSRVTKAEERRIFTLLENIETVITIYQYKMRGKVSLKKTFITDATILGWPEDLIRVWTNLILNGLEAMNQKGNLMITTEKKGNLVEVKVIDNGPGIPLEIQNKIFDPFFTTKNHGDGTGMGLGITKSIIEKHKGNIYIESEPGRTCFSIQLPVIEFIDPNEPFVEET, encoded by the coding sequence TTGTATAAATTTCTTTTTTGTCTCTGTATCCTTCCTCTTTCGCTATTAGCGGAAGGGAATGAAGGTCTTTGGCACTTAGGAACCAATCCAAACATTAAACTAACAGAGCTTAGTAACAAAGATTATAATTCACTTTTTTATTTTGGATTCACTAAAGACAGTCACTTCTATTTAATCAACTTAGAAGAAAGTTCCTCCCGATACTTTCATTTCGAAAATGGTATGATTTCCGAATTGGATTGTGAATTATACCAAGAAGGGAAAAAAGTCTCTGAAATCAAAACAGGATTAGTCCGAAAAAAACTTCCTGAAGTTTCTTTCACAGGCGGGTTTGTTTTTCCCGCAAAAGAAAAAGGAACTTACTTAATTCGAATCCGATCGGAAGATACACATAGAATCAATTTCAGAATCCGCGATGAATTTAGTTTACATAAATTTACCAAATCCATTTCGCTTTGGCAAGGTTTCTACTTTGGGTTATGTATTTTGGTTTGTCTACTCTCTGCAACACAGTATATTATTTTAAGAGAGCGAGTTTATCTTTTACTGACTTTCGCAACCATTTCCATTCTCTTTACAAATGTATTGAGATCGGGACTATTTTACGAATACGGGTTTAGTAATTGTGAATGGTTTTATAGATATGTTCCTGGACTCGTTTCTTTAAGTCCCTTTGGGCTTGTACTCTTTTTGCGAGAATTTTTACATTCCAAAAAAAACTATCCCAACGCTGACAAATATATAGTTTTTTATGCTTATTCTTTATTAGTTTCCATTTTCATCGTATTTATTGATCTCCAACTTTATTTTCGATTCATATATGCGAATAGTCTAATATTTTCCACTACTAACTTTAGTTTTGCAATATACTGCATGATTAAAAGAAAAGAAAACGCAAATGTTTTGTTTTACGCATTTCTCGTGAGACAGATAAGCACAACTTTATTAATTTCTGCAAATCTAGGATATTTACCTTCATTTCCTTTTTTAAGTTCCGCAAACGAAATTGGTGCGGCTGTTCAAATGACAATTTTTACAATTGCGATCTCTAAATTCCAAATCCAAAATCGTATCAAAAAAGAACAAACTGTAACTAAAGAAAACGAAGAATTAGAAACTATGGTTTTAGAGAGAACCAAAGAGATACAAACACAAAAAGAAAAATTAGAAAAGGCATTACTACAAATCAGTCATACAGAAAACCAATTGGTATTTTCAGAAAAGATGTCTGAGTTGGGGAAATTAGTTGCGGGAGTTGCCCACGAGATCAACAATCCGCTTAGTGCAATCAAAGCTTCCATTGAATCGTTAATTGAATCTAAAGACAATGAAATTAAGAATCTAGGATCCAAGGAAAATATCTATTCTTCACTCAATCCAACTGAAGTGAAAACCCTTCGCAAAATGCTAACTTATCAATCCGATTTTGGATTAGTTGCAAGTTATACGGAACGAAAGGACAAAAAAGCAAGTCTTAAAAAAAGCTGCAAAGATAATGATTTAGAATTCGAAGATGCTATATTCGAAAGATTTTTAGATGTCGGAATTACTAAGTTGTATGATGAGGAAATGGAACTACTGAAGGCAGATAAGGAAAAACTAACAAACCTAATTCTAGAGGAAAAAAATTTTAAACTCCATTTATCGATCATTCAAATTGCAGTCGATCGATCTTCAAAAATCATCCTTGCCCTTAAAAACTTTTCTCGAGTTACAAAAGCTGAAGAAAGACGAATATTCACTCTACTTGAAAATATCGAAACAGTAATCACCATTTATCAATATAAAATGCGTGGAAAAGTTTCTTTAAAAAAAACCTTTATTACGGACGCTACAATTCTCGGTTGGCCAGAAGATTTAATTCGTGTATGGACAAACTTAATCTTAAACGGATTGGAAGCGATGAATCAAAAAGGAAATCTAATGATTACCACCGAAAAAAAAGGCAATTTGGTCGAAGTGAAAGTAATCGATAATGGTCCAGGTATACCGCTAGAGATTCAAAACAAAATATTTGATCCTTTTTTCACCACCAAAAATCATGGGGATGGAACAGGCATGGGTTTAGGAATCACAAAATCAATTATAGAAAAACACAAAGGAAATATCTATATAGAATCGGAACCTGGCAGGACTTGTTTCTCAATTCAACTACCTGTCATCGAATTCATAGATCCCAACGAACCTTTTGTTGAAGAAACTTAA
- a CDS encoding transglutaminase-like domain-containing protein, whose translation MGQTSFPDFYPDDITRLLYDWEVAPPEKKRFLLKLIASRIPWQIQLESALDEVKDPYLRVQARNLKSEITRHRLRHSFFKLTLRGNTNHYKDLEEMTVQLSSIGFPDQNYAEIKHELDRIALRVSELYDDHSGYLTDELKVQILCQVLFQEEGFVGNIQNYNDPGNSYLYQVIKSRLGIPITLSVVYLLVGQRLGLPLYGTNLPLHFLLQYESEGYFTYIDPFHGGVLLDKFTCEKFLEANGYSNSPKYFTKASTLSMIKRMCRNLIHIYRDNQTKEMEYIIKDHLQILESRSTHVE comes from the coding sequence ATGGGACAAACTTCCTTTCCTGACTTTTATCCGGATGATATCACTCGATTATTGTATGATTGGGAAGTTGCCCCACCCGAAAAAAAACGTTTTTTATTAAAACTCATTGCATCTCGAATTCCTTGGCAGATCCAATTAGAATCTGCCTTAGATGAAGTAAAAGATCCATACCTACGAGTACAAGCACGGAACTTAAAATCAGAAATCACTCGTCACAGGTTACGTCATTCTTTCTTTAAACTCACGTTACGTGGGAATACAAATCATTATAAAGACTTAGAAGAGATGACAGTCCAACTTTCTAGTATTGGTTTTCCTGACCAAAACTATGCAGAAATCAAACATGAATTGGATCGAATTGCACTACGGGTTTCTGAGTTATACGATGATCATTCTGGATATTTGACAGATGAATTAAAAGTGCAAATTCTTTGCCAAGTTTTATTCCAAGAAGAAGGATTTGTTGGAAATATCCAAAATTACAACGATCCAGGAAATTCTTACCTTTACCAAGTGATCAAAAGTAGGTTAGGGATTCCAATTACACTTTCCGTAGTTTACTTGTTAGTTGGCCAAAGGTTGGGTCTTCCACTTTATGGAACCAATTTACCACTTCATTTTCTTTTGCAATACGAATCGGAAGGATACTTTACTTATATTGATCCATTTCATGGTGGTGTTTTGTTAGATAAGTTTACTTGTGAAAAATTTTTGGAAGCCAATGGATATTCTAATTCACCAAAATATTTCACAAAAGCATCCACTCTATCCATGATCAAACGTATGTGTAGGAACCTGATCCATATTTATCGCGATAACCAGACAAAAGAAATGGAATATATCATAAAGGATCACCTTCAGATTCTCGAAAGCAGATCCACGCATGTGGAATAA
- a CDS encoding polyprenyl synthetase family protein, translating into MNSKLRIQSILAKFDKNLDGIIKEDIPVLKKIKKHVITSGGKRIRPFSHYLFCQFLNVKDVSWLDVGSVAELIHAASLLHDDVVDNAPIRRGKPTIGSLFGNKTAILAGDYLLACGISRLNSLGNPELMDIFSQVLKDLSVSELLQMEWEKNPKISLKVYDSIIYGKTASLFGVCTESAAILAGKSKKERLSIRDFGVRLGKLFQKKDDFLDYFVESSASGKEFLKDFKNGLFTYPVLILRNQLGLIEKRKLESVFKKEERDSSDESYILNLMESKKVSELLHKELNSEKNYLLSYLNQFPKSAERDLFVEQLDRLT; encoded by the coding sequence ATGAATTCGAAGCTTCGTATCCAATCCATCTTAGCCAAGTTTGATAAAAACTTAGATGGAATTATAAAGGAAGATATTCCTGTTCTCAAAAAAATCAAAAAACATGTAATCACTTCTGGTGGAAAACGGATTCGACCTTTTTCGCATTACCTATTTTGTCAGTTTTTGAATGTAAAAGATGTTAGTTGGCTAGATGTAGGTAGTGTGGCAGAACTCATTCATGCTGCAAGTTTACTACATGATGACGTGGTAGACAATGCACCTATCCGACGGGGCAAACCAACCATTGGGTCCTTGTTTGGAAATAAAACCGCCATCCTCGCCGGCGATTATCTGTTAGCTTGTGGGATCAGTCGACTGAACTCATTGGGGAATCCAGAATTAATGGATATTTTTTCCCAAGTTTTAAAAGATCTTTCTGTGAGTGAACTTTTGCAGATGGAATGGGAAAAAAATCCCAAAATTTCCTTAAAGGTTTACGATTCGATCATTTATGGAAAAACTGCGTCACTTTTCGGTGTATGTACAGAATCAGCAGCCATCCTTGCAGGAAAATCCAAAAAAGAAAGATTGTCTATTCGTGATTTTGGTGTTAGGTTAGGAAAACTTTTCCAAAAGAAAGATGATTTTTTGGATTATTTTGTAGAATCAAGTGCGAGCGGTAAGGAGTTTTTAAAAGATTTTAAAAATGGATTATTTACTTATCCAGTTCTTATTTTGCGTAACCAACTTGGTTTGATAGAAAAAAGAAAGTTAGAATCTGTTTTTAAAAAAGAAGAAAGAGATTCTTCTGATGAATCATATATTCTTAATTTGATGGAATCTAAAAAAGTTTCAGAACTTTTGCATAAAGAATTAAATTCAGAAAAAAACTACCTATTGAGTTACCTAAATCAATTTCCAAAAAGTGCCGAACGAGATTTATTCGTAGAACAATTAGATCGTTTAACGTAA
- a CDS encoding transglycosylase domain-containing protein — protein sequence MSALSPKYLCPHCQKASRLPEPIPKEGKFQLTCAHCKEKVILNFIDYRFEILQVVPKEPEVLDESQSFQTFKIPTTPLPKPSSIKDQTQSKSKPIWERKVVFEREPEERRFKPKPLKQRLVSGSRKSPSFSYWKLLFTVTSVCLFLFILGFSYFVAGVLATKKEVPLYLESLSKNIPTKILDRNGQMVSEIFQKRTSTLRLQDYPEDMISILLNIEDQKFFFHGGIDYSAILRAFFKNIINLSYKQGASTITQQLARIILDDRRKSLNRKWREAQLAFALESVLTKEQILETYMNHVYLGHGAFGFGEGIKFYFQKNPMELSKEEMVLLASLPSAPNKYSPLKNPEDSYTRVRAILQMFRNRGIYPNLDREKFVSFYHNLSTRSPNETVFGSRQDMAPYVTEHVRGILSSLEGDKNIYESGGYTVETTLDRGAQELIGPIVREYLAKTRKSGKIQKKRIRLKPESPLDLAFRQKMEEVSILNELVWNTDSLDSEKDTSVVQAAIVGIQPNTGQVLFIHGGEEFNSQNQFNRATQMRRQTGSSIKAVLYASAIDAGVIQSGTRILDAPLYYRGGGGKEWAPENLGGNFDGEISLRTALVKSKNTAAVQVAERLGSAGIERYFTKYFFPNDNEKKARYRGDLSLALGTLEISPLEMASAFTGFVNQGTVKRPYLIQRIKNAKGVVLYEAGGSDEFKLKLPPERQVIRPDTAEVMISLLRDSGKASGVRNGGYAGDLIGKTGTTNDYKDAWFVGARPDLALAVWIGYDNPKFGMGPSGLGGAVAAPLWGEIVSSIDKKNIIPKIQFSQPVYAKPYKICALTGKQAGPNCPAANEFYLSDYPPEGICTEDHKATHTENKDLMKGLY from the coding sequence ATGTCGGCACTTTCTCCAAAATATCTCTGTCCTCACTGCCAAAAGGCATCTCGTTTACCGGAACCAATCCCAAAAGAAGGAAAGTTTCAGCTAACTTGCGCTCACTGTAAAGAAAAGGTAATTTTAAATTTCATAGACTATCGTTTCGAAATTTTGCAAGTAGTACCCAAAGAACCAGAAGTTTTGGATGAATCGCAGTCCTTCCAAACCTTTAAAATTCCGACAACACCTTTACCAAAGCCAAGTTCCATTAAGGACCAAACCCAATCCAAATCAAAACCAATTTGGGAACGTAAAGTTGTTTTCGAACGTGAACCAGAAGAACGTAGGTTTAAACCAAAACCTCTCAAACAAAGACTGGTAAGTGGAAGTAGAAAATCCCCTTCCTTTTCTTATTGGAAATTGCTATTTACAGTCACTTCTGTATGTCTCTTTTTATTTATACTTGGTTTTTCCTACTTTGTAGCGGGAGTGCTTGCGACTAAAAAAGAAGTTCCTTTGTATCTGGAGTCCCTTTCCAAAAATATTCCGACAAAAATTTTAGATCGTAACGGGCAGATGGTAAGTGAAATTTTTCAAAAAAGAACTTCCACCTTACGTTTGCAAGATTATCCAGAGGATATGATTTCGATCCTTTTGAATATTGAAGACCAAAAGTTTTTCTTTCATGGTGGGATCGATTACTCGGCAATTCTCAGAGCATTTTTTAAAAACATTATTAATCTAAGTTATAAACAAGGTGCTTCGACCATTACACAACAATTAGCAAGAATCATTCTGGATGATCGACGTAAAAGTTTGAACCGTAAATGGAGAGAAGCACAACTGGCATTCGCTTTGGAATCTGTACTTACCAAAGAACAGATTTTAGAAACCTATATGAACCATGTTTATTTAGGTCATGGAGCATTTGGATTTGGTGAAGGGATAAAGTTTTATTTTCAAAAGAATCCAATGGAGTTAAGTAAAGAAGAAATGGTGTTACTTGCATCTCTACCTTCTGCACCTAACAAATATTCACCACTTAAAAATCCAGAAGATTCATACACTCGTGTTCGTGCCATATTACAAATGTTTCGGAATCGAGGTATTTATCCGAATTTAGATCGTGAAAAGTTTGTTAGTTTTTATCATAATCTCTCTACTCGTTCTCCCAATGAAACTGTTTTTGGTTCGAGACAAGATATGGCACCTTATGTAACAGAACATGTTCGTGGAATTCTTTCTTCCTTGGAAGGCGATAAGAATATTTACGAAAGTGGTGGTTACACTGTAGAAACTACTTTGGATCGGGGTGCACAAGAACTGATTGGTCCTATAGTGCGTGAATATTTGGCCAAAACAAGAAAGTCTGGGAAAATCCAAAAAAAGAGAATTCGCTTAAAACCAGAATCTCCACTCGATTTAGCATTTCGCCAAAAAATGGAAGAAGTGAGTATCTTAAATGAACTAGTTTGGAATACAGACAGTTTGGATTCTGAAAAAGATACAAGTGTAGTGCAGGCAGCAATTGTCGGAATACAACCAAACACAGGACAGGTTCTGTTTATACATGGTGGAGAAGAATTTAATTCGCAGAACCAATTTAACCGTGCCACTCAAATGCGTAGACAAACCGGAAGTTCCATCAAAGCTGTGTTATACGCCTCAGCCATTGATGCAGGAGTGATTCAATCGGGGACAAGGATTTTGGATGCACCTTTGTATTACCGTGGCGGTGGTGGAAAGGAATGGGCACCTGAAAACTTGGGAGGAAATTTTGATGGAGAAATTTCTCTTCGTACAGCCCTTGTGAAATCAAAAAACACAGCAGCTGTACAAGTCGCAGAACGATTGGGAAGTGCTGGCATTGAACGTTATTTTACAAAGTATTTTTTCCCTAACGATAACGAAAAAAAAGCACGTTATCGAGGCGATTTATCTTTGGCACTTGGCACTTTAGAAATTTCTCCTTTGGAGATGGCATCTGCCTTTACAGGTTTTGTGAACCAAGGTACGGTAAAACGTCCTTATCTTATCCAAAGGATTAAAAATGCCAAGGGTGTTGTACTATATGAAGCCGGTGGTTCTGACGAATTTAAGTTAAAATTACCACCAGAACGTCAAGTTATCCGCCCTGATACGGCAGAAGTGATGATCTCTCTCCTCAGAGATAGTGGTAAGGCCAGTGGTGTGAGAAACGGCGGTTATGCGGGAGATTTGATTGGAAAAACAGGAACTACTAATGATTATAAAGATGCCTGGTTTGTGGGAGCAAGACCTGATTTAGCTTTGGCTGTATGGATTGGATACGACAATCCAAAATTTGGAATGGGCCCAAGTGGACTGGGTGGGGCAGTGGCTGCTCCGCTTTGGGGAGAGATTGTTTCATCTATAGATAAAAAAAATATTATTCCTAAAATTCAATTTAGCCAACCTGTGTATGCAAAACCATATAAAATATGTGCTTTAACGGGGAAACAAGCAGGTCCCAATTGTCCTGCAGCCAATGAGTTCTATCTTTCCGATTATCCTCCTGAAGGAATTTGTACAGAAGATCATAAAGCAACGCACACAGAGAACAAAGATTTGATGAAGGGGTTGTATTAA
- a CDS encoding transketolase → MEKIEVAKKFAKDIRIQVIKMVTAANSGHPGGPLGLADIYAALYTSVLNHDPKNPDWAERDRLILSNGHVCAVRYASMGLSGYFPVEDLLTFRNINSYLQGHPSTRYMKGLESSSGSLGQGLSVSVGLALGAKLKKETYKIYTCISDGECGEGMTWEAAQSAVHFKTDNLIAFMDRNYIQIDGNTEEVMKLEPLDKKFEMFGWNVINADGHNMEEIFAAFAKAKQHTGGPTLIVFRTILGKGVSYMENNPKWHGTPPNKEQEAQALAELV, encoded by the coding sequence ATGGAAAAAATTGAAGTCGCAAAGAAGTTTGCAAAAGATATCCGAATCCAAGTAATTAAAATGGTCACTGCTGCCAACTCTGGTCACCCAGGTGGTCCTCTTGGACTTGCTGATATTTATGCGGCCCTATATACTTCTGTTTTAAACCATGATCCAAAAAATCCTGATTGGGCCGAAAGAGACAGACTCATTCTTTCCAATGGTCACGTATGTGCGGTTCGATATGCTTCAATGGGCCTATCCGGATATTTCCCTGTAGAAGATCTCCTTACGTTTCGAAATATAAATTCTTATCTCCAAGGCCATCCTTCCACTCGTTATATGAAAGGACTCGAATCTAGTTCAGGTTCCCTTGGACAAGGTCTGTCTGTATCAGTAGGACTTGCTCTTGGTGCAAAATTAAAAAAAGAGACATATAAAATTTATACATGTATTTCTGACGGTGAATGTGGTGAAGGAATGACTTGGGAAGCTGCACAGTCGGCGGTTCATTTTAAAACTGACAATCTCATTGCATTTATGGATCGTAATTATATTCAAATCGATGGTAACACTGAAGAAGTAATGAAGTTGGAACCATTAGATAAAAAGTTCGAAATGTTCGGTTGGAATGTGATCAATGCAGACGGACATAATATGGAAGAAATTTTTGCAGCCTTTGCAAAAGCTAAACAACATACCGGTGGACCTACACTCATAGTCTTTAGAACTATTTTAGGAAAAGGTGTTTCTTATATGGAAAATAATCCTAAGTGGCATGGAACACCTCCGAATAAAGAACAAGAAGCGCAAGCTCTGGCAGAATTGGTTTAA